GTTGGACCGATAAAACCAGACAGAACCGAGCCAACAGCTCCCATGATTGAGTAAGGCCATTCAGGTGCATTAAGCTTGAGAAGCCTATAAAAGTAGTTTTGAGGGGGACGAGTCTTTCTATCACTCTCTGCGTTTGATATCATCTCTATCCGACCATCAGCTCCAGTGCTGTAAGAGTAACTCAAATTCCTCAAACTCCCTGACCTTAAGCTCAGTGACTTGGTCGACAAGGAATGGCTCAAACGTGTGGAACGAGTGCGACGTGTTGACGGGTTAGAGAAGTCACGAGTACCAACCATCTCTTGAAACCTGATGAGCGATGCGTAAGGACCAGACTTAGCTATGAGCTCTTCGTGTGTTCCGGTCTCAACAACTTGTCCTTGCTGTATCACCGCGATGGAGTCAACGTTACGTATGGTGCATAGACGATGAGCGACGACCACTGTGGTTCTCCCGACCATGACTCTGTCTAAAGCCTCTTGAACTATGCTCTCGGAGCTAGCGTCAAGAGCGCTCGTGGCTTCGTCTAGTAACAGAATCTTGGGGTCTTTTAACATCGCCCTAGCGATTGCGATTCTTTGCTTCTGTCCACCTGAGAGTTGAACGCCACGCTCTCCAACCTGTGTGTCGTAGCCTTTAGGAAGCAACGTGATGAAGCTATGCGCGTTGGCAGCGGACGCAGCAGCTTCAACTTCATCTAGTGTTGCATTAGGTTTCCCGTAGAGTATGTTCTCAAGAATGGTTGTGGCGAAGAGAGCAGGTTCTTGATTCACAAGACCGATCTGTTCACGTAAGAACTTTAACTGAAGCGTCTTTATCTCAACACCATCCAACAGAATCTTCCCTGCTCATTAAAGAAAAGTTATCAAGATCCATACACTAGCCAAAAACCTAGATAAAAAGAGTTGCTTGTTACTCAAGTTACCGTTGTTTGGGTCGTAGAATCTCTCGATAAGGGAAACAACAGTACTCTTCCCAGAGCCACTACCACCAACTACAGCTACGGTCTTCCCAGAAGGGAAGACAATAGAGAAGTTTCTGAAAATGATAACATCAGGACGCGAAGGATAGCTAAACGTCACATCTTTAAACTCAATGTTTCCATGAACTTGCTCCAAGCACTTCCCATCCAAGGGGTCTTGTACTATCGTTGGTCTTTGGTTGATTATCTCCATCAGCTTGTAACCAGCAGCTTTGCCTTTACTAAACGCTCCAAGATTTGAGAAAGATTGTCCCAAGCTCCTAAAAACAACATAGTCACATGTTAAAAgtctataacaaaaaaaaaacatcagttTGATGTTCTGTTTCCTTACATTCCACCAACAATGGCTGAGAATATAGCAGTGAATGCTTTTCCTCCATCTGTTGTTCCACTCCTGATGAAAACACCAGCGTACCAGAACACTAGAGCCCATGACATGCAAGCTATTCCATAAGTGCATCCTAAACCTAATCCTTTAGCCATCCCAGCTTTATAACCAAGCTTAAGAGTGTACTGAATCGCCTCTGAGTACGAGCTAAGAGCCTTGCTCTCTCCAACATAAGAGTAAACAGTTCGAACCTGAGCAATTGCCTGTAAATtcacaagaacaaaaaaaaaattagagaggtACTCTATAATAGcactaaaatacatttttgttcAAATTATACCACACAAGCTTTTCTTCTTTCAAAATAGATTAATTAAaagcttaaaataaaattatttaagtttaattttagCGATTAATGTTTAGGTTTTAATATTTAGAGAATGAGGTTAGTGtaagagtttaaggtttagagtttaaagtaATTTAGTCATTTTATCTCTTAAATAGTGttattttagagatttttctctttatgtgctattttgttataaaaaaattttgtctAAAAGATTTGCCAAAATTTTTAAGTTAAAGGTCAATTATTACATGAAACCACTGTTTAAGTCCTTGTTGGATTGaatgagaaggaagagaaacATAATCATTAGAGGGATCAAGTACAACGAGCAAGCCTAAGAACAGTGTAAAgcattattaagaaaatatttttttcacctGCTCGGCTATAACACCGGCGTTTGCGTAAGACTCACGGCTCTTTGAAGTGATGCCGGTGAGAGTGTAAGCGTATAACCCGCCGGCGAATGCGATTCCGGGAATCACCGCCACACTCAACAAAGCTAACCTCCATGCTGACACAAACCCAACCACAAGCCCCGCCAAAAACGTTGACAAGTAATGTATGAAGTTCCCAACCTGTAAAAAAACACAGGGTGATAGTATCAAGCGCACGTTAACTCATGCTTGCTAACGTGCACCCACCTGAGGTGCACGATAACTGACGGTTTGCTAACGTAAAAGGGACAaagattttgttgttgtttaccTTCTCGCTGATGGCGTCTTGGACGAGAAGAGTATCGGTGGAGACACTGAAGACAATGTCGCCAGTTCTTGCATCGGTGTCGAAGAATCCAACGTCTTGTTTCAAGACAGCTTCAAGATACTTCTTCCTTAACGCAGCTACTTGTCTTTCTCCAGAGTACATCCAACATGCAATCTCTGTatttcataataataataaaaagattgTTTTTTCAAAGCGTTATAAATGTGAAAGAGATTCCATTTTGATGACGGCATAATCGATATAGACAAAGAATGAGTCCATGACTCAAGTAGTCACGTGGACTCAGCTTACCTTCCACTTTttacaattacaaaaaaaaaaaattgaatttcttTCTTACCTTATCATATGATTTCTGTTTCTGGGTTTACATAGACCATTTTAAActcaatttaaatatatattttactataaaaaatttagagaaGTATTTTGATTCAATGaatgtatttatttaaaaaaatgatattttatattattatattatttctgTTTCGGTTTAGGATTTCTTCTAAAAACACTTCcaatagtagtattaagaagaATTCTTagcattattataaaaaaatgaaattaagagagataatgaacaaaaaattttagttatgagttttttaaaactttaggATACTAAAAAGAGAAATTGCACCCTATAGCCAAACAAAATGCCTAAATTAGATAAGTAATCAAAATGGtattttctcttcctatctctctctattctcaCTCTAGAAatctattttgtttatttttttggttatttcataAATTCTCCCCTAAAAAACACATTATCGTTCAAATagataattaactaatttaaaataaaaataaaacataaataaataattataatattttttgttttagaaacCTAACAATTAGAGATGTTATAACCTAACTATATATTTTCCCTtcacataaaataattatgctCTATTGTAGAAACATATATTAGAgcaaaatttctatttaaaattacaaatatagAAATGGATTAGAGGTATTGGTAAAAAAAGATGGATTAGAGGTACTGATTATAAAGTATGGATTTTAAATTTGAGGCAAACCTGCGTATGAAGAGACGCAGACAACCAGACCCAAGTAGACAAAGTACAGAGCATACTGCATATTTTAAGACAGAACACAACAGATCAGAtcttgaatataatttttaataaaacataaaataaaacgaGAGAAATGAGAGGATTTGATTTTTACTCTGGAGACTTCATGTGTCATCTGGTGTAAATCCATCTGGTTCTTGCCGAATCCATTAACCATTTCACCGAAAAGCAAGAAGAAGACAGGCATGGACGAGCCGTGAATAATGGCGCCTATTGAGCCAGTGATCATTAACAGATGATCGAATTTATCAGCGAATGAGAAGAGCTTGAAGAAGGGTAAGCtctgttctttcttcttctcggcTTCAGCCGGAGGAACCGGCTTTGCATCTGCCGTTGTCTCTGACATTTTTGCGGCGTGAGATTAAGGAAGGAGAAGCGAGTCAGACACGAGTTGGCTCAGAGAGAGGACGAGATCATTGGCAATGGAGGAGAGATCCAGAGCAGAgagataaagaaaagaaataataacgttttgtatttaaaaaaaaactgacaaTTGATTTGTGAGTTCGAGAACTCTTTATGAGTGTTTTGTTTGGGAGTGacgaaataaaagaaagaaatggagagaGAATGAGAGTGTGGAGAAGATGTGATGTGTGTATATaatgaagagaggagagagagagagacgaagtGTTAAAGAAGACCAGTGGTCAAAGACGAAATAAACATAGAGAGATATTCGTATGTGCTCGTGGACTGGGAACTGTAGTTTCGCTGTAATTAATGTGGAGATTAAGGAAAAAAAACTGCAAGTTGAAAAAAGGCCATTTGATGTTAATTACTAAGAATTAATGAATTAATGTATTTTGGGAGTACTATAATTTGTTGTTTGATAAATTAATGTTGTATTCAATTAATAGTTTTGTAAACAAatccaaatttgtttttttttaacaaatccACATATTTGGTGTAATTCAATTAGTGGTTTCgaaatatagattatatataaataaataaataaaaaaaaatatatatatatatatacatattatgaTCTGGATATCCAAACACCATACGGAATCTGACTAGCGCCTAAAAACAACAATGTCGAAGGCATTCTAGAAGCCACCAATTTTAGCCCATAGTAATTGACGGTGACCACACGCGGAGTTAATAATCTCGGATTAGAGAGGTGATATTTGGTTTATTCTTAATGCCACTGACTGTGTTTTCTCATCAGATTTTGgctctatatatttattttttgcaaaatatatttattttttgcttcAAAATAACAgcagtttaaaattaaatcaaaattgcaaaaaaaaaattgatatatgtatatatatcactCTATTGCTATTTTACCTAgtaaatttaacaaaaacaagaaGGATCTTATGAGCCAACATACTGGAAGAAAATTCCGaaactaataatttatattCGATTCAGAAATTTGTAATCcataaattaaattatgtttCATGGACTTATCATTTCATTTGTTTTTAGTATGCCATGAGTATGATtcataaccaaaccaaacttaGTATTGCTGAGAGATCAAATTTTGTGATGCTACGAGTAAGAGCTCCATTTTAGTTCTTATACATGTATGGGTGTCGTATATAGCCTAAAAACATGATCACGCTCTATTTGATTTCAATCTTGATCAAATGCAATCTTAATAAATCCAACatttcaattaaaaagaaaattaaatgataataaattcTCCGTTGATGGAGATAAATTTCAACTATTAAAAATCAATGTGTCATCTAAACATTTAACAGTTACAGGACATAAACATACTGATTCAAATATATGAGTTTCTTTCTTGCTTGTATGGGACTggcatagtttatatattttcaaatatcatTTTCATTGTTATAAAAATCTTAAGTATAAGTTTTATCTTCTTTTAAAACAGTAAGTTTTATCGACAGCATTATCCATGGATTGAGATACATAATGTTATTTTAGTCCTAAACATTGATAATTACTTTGTGAGTGTAAGTTTTATTGTACCTCTTTTCATCAGTTTCTTACTTTGTTCctgatttttctttgttatGAATAAACATCATAACACAAGTGAATTTAACATTTTagtaacaaaaaataatcataaaacaagtACTCAAACAGAGTAAACAACCTGAGTGCAAAACAAACCCAAACACTAAAATCGAGGAACGCTCCCAAGCACTAAAATCGAGGCAATTCTCAGATCTGTATCTTCCGGCGCCGGTGACGCCTTTTCTCGCCGGCGTCGGGACTGTCCATCATCTCTCTCCCTCTGCTTCACtttcaagttcttctttctTACTGTTATGATGTCCACTCTTGTATCCTCTGTTCATCGTTTGGCGCCGCCACCGTCTGTGCAGATCTTCGTGGTCTCAGGGCCTTGGCTCGAGCCAACCGGAACAGTACCTTTTTCCGGGGGCTCCCGGAAAGCTCGGTCAAGTAGCACCGCGGCTCAGTCCTATACCATCTCTTTCCACTCCTGTACTCTGCTCTTCAGCAGTCGCAGCCTCTACTCATCCGCACCAGTAAACAGACTCAAGCCTGACGAAATGCTCCGACAATCCCATTCCTATTCACAGCAACACCTCTTCCTTACCTCTGCTCCCGAGATGGCGTCCAGTGTCAGTGGGGTTCCACATTTGATCCGACGACCAGTTCAAAAAGCACGAGGTACAATGAGGTTGTGCTTTCCTCTTCACGCCCTCATCATCATTACTCCGTCAGACGTCTATCTTGACTGTTACTCCGGCGAGAGCTTCTGTACTATCAAAGGCTACATCTCTTCTCCGATCTGCCTTGCTGCGCAAACCGTTCACTCCGATGAGACCAGCTTCAGCCCCGCCGCGCTCTTCATTTCCTCCACACGTAGCCTCGGCGGCGTACAATTTGGTGACCCAAACCCTAGCAACATAATTATCTGGGCCTGGCCCATTAAGGGTTATAAAAAGGTCAGCCCACTTTTTAGAAGTCTGTCGGTTTCAAAGCCCACATTTGTGTGGGGGAGTTTGGTCATTTGGTCCAACTTGCTAATATTTTTCGGTGGGTTCACTGAAAATATTACCGAAACTGTTGATATGCATACAACGCCTTATCTCTCTTATAAGAAGAGTTTTCGAAGTTTCTATTTACCGGTGGATTCATCGGGACAATCTACACCACTTTCATCACTATCATCCTTCTCTCAGGAGATGCGAGCCGTATTACCCCATGCCTCAGTTATGAGAAATGTTTTCCCCCCAAACACTAAATGGAGGTGTGTATCTTTATCTATAGCCGTTTGTTCATCTTGTGTAGCGGTCCGTTCGGGGCCTGAAGATGCAACGGATATCGTTTCGACGATATTCCGAGGTGCGGATTGGATCTTAACGTCACAATACAAAGTGACTAAATTTCAAGTCTCTAGCACTGCTGTGAGTCTTGCTCCGACGCATTCGAGCCATGATTCGAGTTCGCTGTCATTCTATCTTAGAGGTTTCTCTACTTTTAGCTTGTATGCTTTATTACTTGTTGTTAGAGTTTGGTTAAACTCCTTCCTTATTTGTAGTTTGAATGTTTGAGTATTAATGaaagttgtgtttcaaaaaaaaaaaaaaaaaaaaaaaaaaaacaagtactCAAACAGTCAAACCTATTAAAGCATGTCTATCCCTAAGATCCCCGTATAGATGATCTCAACCTCTAAATATTGATATTAATCTAACTGTTTGTTTAGATAAATTTTACTACTTAGAACAAATAAACCAATCGTATATGGACTAATGGTACCTGGTGTTTTCATGACTATCTCATCCTATCTCAAATAAGAACCCCAATTCatttttttcctaattttcttatacttcttttattttattgatgaggtattgtttgagaaattcgCAATGAAGTTGGTCTTGGATAGTGAAAATAGGAAAATACTGATACTGATAGGCCAAGTGCCAACGACAACAGAtaagaataaataaatgtataaataGTAAATATGTGGATTTGGTCGTTTGTGCACCCCTTTCCTCGAGCAAAGCATCTAATTTTATGTTATAGTATATCAAATTAATATTCCTGTAATTATTGTTTAACATAAGATTCAAAGATTGGGTTGAGGCCAAAATCGGGGCATGTGAGAGTTGAATAAGATATGGTCTACGGTTTACTGCTACTATGATTCCTTCTTTCTAGCTTGATCCATTGATGGAAAGTTCTTTTATGCTTTATAACACTTATTTTCCAACATAATGAAGATATCGTGGTGTATTTTAACGAAATGTCTTTTATTCTTTTTGAGGAAGCATCGATGTTTGGTAGGGGACACAGCATAAAATAACAACAAACACCACTCAAACAAGTTTCACTAATTTTGAATCGTTGATTGTCACTAGATATTGACATTGTATCTAAAGGTTGATTGATTGACATAAACAGAGATCATGTTGACCATACTTGCTTATGCGATCGAATTAAAATTCGTGTAGAATAAGTGGATAACTTTTAGAAATGCATTTGACATAGTGGCCGTTTTTTACTAAAGAAATTAATATTgtatcatatataaaatatatttaaacgtCTTGTATGAAAAAGGACATGGTTAAATTTAATGgattatttttgttgtttgcCGAACTTAATGAACCCTTTTTAaaggaaataaagaaaagaatgTAACGGCTGGTTTGATGATCTTTGTGAGATTTCTCTTTAGTATAGGCACAACTTTATTAGTTGTAAAAGGTACTTAAAACTCAGCAAAAGAAACTTTCGACTGTATACAGTGCTTATAGGTAATAGATAAACCTATTTATAGATTGATAATCACCACATTCCATAAACAAATCTGATTATAATGGAAGTGAGTAcatgaattattattatataatttgattcaACCGATAACTCATATAACAtgtttgaaaattattattgtttgcCTTTAAATGGGTATTGTAGGGTCCAACATTAATGACTTTTCCTTTGAtacaattataattaattagtttGTCTTGGTGCCATTGTCACCTTTGAATCATACTCTTTATAATATCccattttttctattaaaaaatctCAATCTAATATTTTCATTATACAGAGAAAGATCTCTTATCTTATGCTTTATTTTGTTCGACAACATCCGTGATATTAGGACCTAGGACCCTAATTTATTTTCCTAACATGGTAATGTGCTAATTATACTttcttaattaataaataaccaaaagtgAGTTTTTATAAAACGTAATTTTAAGTTAGGTAATAAGAAATAATTCAACTGGTTTTGCTTTTCTGTTTGAAATGGGTAAACTCATTTTGATATGTAAAATGTACAATTGCCGTTTTCATAGATTCCCTACCATATAACCAGATGACCATCTACATCAATTtcgtcttcttccttttttggaTTCGGGTATATAGACATGTTGGCTAATGATGATCAAAGATAATACCAAACTTGAAG
The nucleotide sequence above comes from Brassica napus cultivar Da-Ae chromosome A9, Da-Ae, whole genome shotgun sequence. Encoded proteins:
- the LOC106390122 gene encoding ABC transporter B family member 19-like, giving the protein MSETTADAKPVPPAEAEKKKEQSLPFFKLFSFADKFDHLLMITGSIGAIIHGSSMPVFFLLFGEMVNGFGKNQMDLHQMTHEVSRYALYFVYLGLVVCVSSYAEIACWMYSGERQVAALRKKYLEAVLKQDVGFFDTDARTGDIVFSVSTDTLLVQDAISEKVGNFIHYLSTFLAGLVVGFVSAWRLALLSVAVIPGIAFAGGLYAYTLTGITSKSRESYANAGVIAEQAIAQVRTVYSYVGESKALSSYSEAIQYTLKLGYKAGMAKGLGLGCTYGIACMSWALVFWYAGVFIRSGTTDGGKAFTAIFSAIVGGMSLGQSFSNLGAFSKGKAAGYKLMEIINQRPTIVQDPLDGKCLEQVHGNIEFKDVTFSYPSRPDVIIFRNFSIVFPSGKTVAVVGGSGSGKSTVVSLIERFYDPNNGKILLDGVEIKTLQLKFLREQIGLVNQEPALFATTILENILYGKPNATLDEVEAAASAANAHSFITLLPKGYDTQVGERGVQLSGGQKQRIAIARAMLKDPKILLLDEATSALDASSESIVQEALDRVMVGRTTVVVAHRLCTIRNVDSIAVIQQGQVVETGTHEELIAKSGPYASLIRFQEMVGTRDFSNPSTRRTRSTRLSHSLSTKSLSLRSGSLRNLSYSYSTGADGRIEMISNAESDRKTRPPQNYFYRLLKLNAPEWPYSIMGAVGSVLSGFIGPTFAIVMSNMIEVFYYTDYVSMERKTKEYVFIYIGAGIYAVIAYLIQHYFFSIMGENLTTRVRRMMLSAILRNEVGWFDEDEHNSSLVAARLATDAADVKSAIAERISVILQNMTSLLTSFIVAFIIEWRVSLLILCTFPLLVLANFAQQLSLKGFAGDTAKAHAKTSMIAGEGVSNIRTVAAFNAQSKILSLFSHELRVPQKRSFYRSQTSGFLFGLSQLALYGSEALILWYGAHLVSQGKSTFSKVIKVFVVLVITANSVAETVSLAPEIIRGGEAVGSVFSVLDRQTRIDPDDADADPVETIRGDIEFRHVDFAYPSRPDVMVFTDFNLRIRAGHSQALVGASGSGKSSVIAMIERFYDPLAGKVMIDGKDIRRLNLKSLRLKIGLVQQEPALFAATIFDNIAYGKDGATESEVIEAARAANAHGFISGLPEGYKTPVGERGVQLSGGQKQRIAIARAVLKNPSVLLLDEATSALDAESECVLQEALERLMRGRTTVVVAHRLSTIRGVDCIGVIQDGRIVEQGRHSELVSRPEGAYSRLLQLQTHRI